A single region of the Anaerostipes rhamnosivorans genome encodes:
- a CDS encoding PucR family transcriptional regulator, producing MISNQILQETLDGIHNISNVDLYVIDLNGKVLAKTKETEAEDEDTLKGFINSVAESQVVGGKQYFKIFDDKRLEYVLLADGESESMYMVAKMAVFQIENLLVAYKERFDKDNFIKNLLLDNLLLVDIYNRAKKLNIDIEARRVAYLIEATYGKEQNLVETVKQLEDTTDDDFIAAVDEKSIVLVKEVCEKAQSKQFVKTAEKLLKGLKKVGINDARIAIGTIAKGIKDVSRSYKEAQIALEVDKIFYENKEVVAYDQLGIGRLIYQLPLPLCKMFIKEVFGDYSPEEIDDETLATIYKFFENNLNVSETSRQLYIHRNTLVYRLDKIQKSTNLDLRNFEDAIAFKIALMVVQYMKHMNTLG from the coding sequence ATGATTTCAAATCAAATCCTGCAGGAGACATTAGACGGGATCCACAATATTTCCAATGTGGATTTATATGTAATAGATTTAAATGGAAAGGTTTTGGCAAAGACAAAAGAAACAGAAGCAGAGGATGAGGATACATTAAAAGGGTTCATCAATTCCGTGGCGGAGAGCCAGGTGGTGGGCGGAAAACAGTATTTTAAGATCTTCGACGACAAGCGTCTGGAGTATGTGCTGCTTGCTGACGGAGAGAGCGAGAGCATGTATATGGTGGCCAAGATGGCTGTATTCCAGATTGAAAATCTGCTGGTGGCTTATAAGGAAAGGTTTGATAAGGATAACTTTATTAAAAACCTCCTGCTGGACAATCTGCTTCTGGTGGACATTTATAATCGGGCCAAAAAGCTGAATATTGACATCGAGGCGAGAAGGGTTGCCTATCTGATCGAGGCCACCTACGGCAAAGAGCAGAATCTTGTGGAGACAGTGAAGCAGCTGGAGGATACCACGGATGATGATTTCATTGCCGCTGTGGATGAAAAGAGTATTGTCCTGGTGAAGGAAGTCTGTGAAAAGGCTCAGTCCAAGCAATTTGTCAAGACGGCAGAGAAGCTGCTGAAAGGATTAAAAAAGGTCGGGATCAACGATGCTAGGATCGCCATTGGCACCATAGCAAAGGGGATCAAGGATGTATCCCGTTCTTATAAAGAGGCCCAGATCGCTCTGGAAGTGGATAAGATTTTCTACGAGAACAAAGAAGTGGTGGCCTATGACCAGCTTGGAATCGGAAGGCTGATCTATCAGCTGCCGCTGCCGCTCTGTAAAATGTTCATCAAGGAAGTGTTTGGAGATTATTCACCGGAGGAGATCGATGATGAAACACTGGCTACGATCTATAAGTTCTTTGAGAATAACCTGAACGTTTCCGAGACATCCAGGCAGCTGTATATACATAGAAATACTCTTGTATACCGTCTGGACAAAATACAGAAAAGTACCAATCTGGACCTGAGGAATTTTGAGGACGCCATTGCCTTTAAGATCGCTCTTATGGTCGTACAGTACATGAAGCATATGAATACACTTGGATAA
- a CDS encoding YitT family protein: MKRKEVISIIIGTFCMASATNTVFQPFGIVTGGFGGLGIIFDKLWGIPLWMTNVTLNVPLFLLAFRYKTKKFMARTICSDIMLSVFLGVLPRFSFFPKDFYVNLILGAILMGIGLGMVMKERTSTGGTDLMAFLLHVVLPHMSIPMLLGMLDGVIVLFGAFIFGVEKTSYALLVIYGITKITDSVVEGFQVSKLVYVISGHQEQISDQILFRLGRGATKLSSVGAYTGQSSETLMCIVSKKEVPVLKKIVMETDPKAFVIISDTRETIGEGFVDYTQ, from the coding sequence GTGAAACGAAAAGAAGTAATCAGTATCATAATCGGAACATTTTGTATGGCATCAGCTACCAACACAGTATTTCAGCCATTCGGAATCGTCACAGGCGGTTTCGGAGGGCTTGGGATCATTTTTGATAAGCTGTGGGGCATCCCGCTGTGGATGACGAACGTCACACTGAATGTTCCTCTTTTTTTACTTGCATTCCGCTACAAGACAAAAAAATTCATGGCGAGGACCATATGCAGTGACATTATGCTGTCTGTTTTCCTGGGAGTACTGCCTAGATTCTCATTTTTCCCGAAAGATTTTTATGTAAATCTGATATTAGGGGCCATTCTCATGGGGATTGGACTTGGAATGGTGATGAAGGAGAGGACTTCCACGGGGGGAACGGACTTAATGGCGTTTCTCCTGCATGTGGTATTGCCGCATATGAGCATCCCGATGCTGCTGGGAATGCTGGACGGGGTCATAGTATTGTTTGGTGCCTTTATCTTTGGGGTAGAGAAAACCAGTTATGCCCTGCTGGTAATCTATGGAATAACGAAGATCACAGACAGTGTTGTGGAAGGGTTCCAGGTATCCAAACTGGTTTATGTGATCAGTGGACATCAGGAGCAGATCTCAGACCAGATCCTGTTCCGGCTGGGCCGGGGGGCCACCAAGCTGTCTTCTGTAGGGGCCTATACCGGGCAGAGCAGCGAGACTCTCATGTGCATCGTCTCAAAGAAGGAAGTGCCGGTGCTGAAGAAGATTGTCATGGAAACAGACCCAAAAGCTTTTGTCATTATATCTGACACAAGAGAGACAATTGGGGAGGGGTTTGTGGATTATACACAATAA
- a CDS encoding LCP family protein, which translates to MARRARRKAGAGAIILRILVVVVLSAAVGVGSFAGSKAFFLNRLKKDKKSKIAEALKAESQERVDVSLVRVKDALAIRIYHNKDKQMIFVPIRKDTILTLDNDGVKAMGGDKKTATVEELAAKVSDIKVIKAQVEKTLGITIGNYESLSQKNFTKAINNAGEVELNLESEVAYKDQNKMLVHIPEGNNTINGNQALGLILDSSQFSDENDHITLVGDLVTKIAQSIGKKSLSEYKSFAKTYYDSYAKSNVSYDSIKDNLNRMHEISSKDFTYQILPGTDEGENFKLNTKKTKEMFDELLSENGEVPDSATTAKKKDTSTTAKKKDTEVSSKGISIEIQNSTRISGLAGSWRDKLSGDGFTVGSIKTNRQGALTDTKIIVAKKGMGEDLKSYFKNPTIEVGSVDSGAQICIILGSNDDI; encoded by the coding sequence ATGGCCAGAAGAGCAAGAAGAAAAGCAGGAGCCGGGGCGATCATCCTGCGGATATTGGTAGTCGTGGTACTATCAGCAGCGGTAGGAGTCGGTTCTTTTGCAGGGAGCAAAGCGTTTTTCCTGAATAGATTAAAAAAAGACAAGAAGTCTAAGATAGCGGAGGCATTAAAGGCGGAGAGCCAGGAACGGGTTGACGTATCCCTGGTCAGAGTAAAGGACGCTTTAGCTATCCGTATCTATCATAATAAGGATAAGCAGATGATCTTTGTGCCGATCAGAAAGGATACGATCCTTACCCTGGACAATGACGGAGTCAAAGCCATGGGCGGAGACAAAAAGACGGCCACAGTGGAAGAACTGGCGGCAAAGGTAAGTGATATCAAGGTCATCAAAGCACAGGTTGAAAAGACACTGGGCATCACCATCGGCAATTATGAGAGCTTATCCCAGAAGAATTTTACAAAGGCCATCAACAATGCCGGGGAAGTGGAATTAAACCTGGAAAGTGAAGTAGCTTACAAAGACCAGAACAAGATGCTGGTCCACATTCCGGAAGGCAACAACACCATCAACGGAAATCAGGCGCTGGGGCTTATATTGGACAGCAGTCAGTTCAGCGATGAAAATGACCATATCACTCTGGTAGGAGATCTGGTCACAAAGATCGCGCAGAGTATCGGAAAGAAATCACTGAGTGAATATAAAAGCTTTGCGAAGACATATTACGACAGCTATGCAAAGAGCAATGTGTCCTACGACAGCATCAAAGATAACTTGAACAGGATGCACGAAATCAGCTCTAAGGACTTTACCTATCAGATTCTTCCGGGAACCGATGAAGGGGAGAACTTTAAACTGAATACAAAGAAGACAAAAGAGATGTTTGACGAGCTTTTGTCTGAAAATGGTGAAGTACCGGACTCGGCTACGACAGCGAAGAAAAAGGACACTTCCACAACGGCGAAGAAAAAGGACACGGAAGTCTCTTCAAAGGGGATTTCCATTGAGATACAGAATTCCACCAGGATCAGCGGTCTCGCAGGAAGCTGGAGAGATAAGCTTTCCGGAGACGGGTTCACTGTGGGCAGCATCAAGACAAACCGCCAGGGTGCGCTGACAGACACGAAGATCATTGTTGCCAAAAAGGGAATGGGCGAGGATCTGAAATCATATTTCAAGAATCCTACCATTGAAGTGGGCAGCGTTGACAGCGGCGCACAGATCTGTATCATTCTGGGAAGCAATGACGATATTTAG
- the ymfI gene encoding elongation factor P 5-aminopentanone reductase, whose amino-acid sequence MNTVLITGSSRGIGRETALVFAQNGWNVAVHGFRHPEQLEALKQELLSLGCDCLSFTGDISDLSFVEKMVESTVSHFGSLDCLVNNAGISRVGLFTDTSEHDWREMMDTNVLSLFASCRSALPYMIRRKSGTILNVSSVWGFAGASCEVLYSAAKGAVNTFTKALAKEVAPSNITVNAVAFGMIDTDMNAGFTEEEKESIRREIPADRIAEPREAAEMIYHICTAPRYLTGEVITFSGGWG is encoded by the coding sequence ATGAATACTGTACTCATCACTGGTAGTTCCAGGGGGATCGGCAGGGAAACCGCCCTGGTCTTTGCACAAAACGGCTGGAATGTGGCTGTCCACGGCTTCCGCCATCCAGAGCAGCTTGAGGCCCTTAAGCAGGAGCTTCTAAGCCTTGGCTGTGACTGTCTTTCTTTCACTGGGGACATCTCAGATCTTTCTTTTGTGGAGAAGATGGTAGAAAGTACGGTCAGCCACTTTGGCAGTCTGGACTGCCTGGTCAATAATGCAGGAATTTCCAGAGTCGGCCTCTTTACAGATACATCGGAACACGACTGGAGGGAAATGATGGACACCAATGTGCTGTCTCTGTTTGCCTCCTGCCGCAGCGCTCTCCCTTATATGATACGCAGAAAGTCAGGCACAATCTTAAACGTCTCCTCTGTCTGGGGTTTCGCCGGCGCATCCTGTGAAGTTCTGTATTCCGCTGCCAAGGGCGCCGTCAATACCTTTACAAAAGCCCTGGCAAAGGAGGTTGCGCCCAGCAACATTACCGTAAACGCAGTTGCGTTCGGCATGATTGACACCGATATGAACGCCGGGTTCACAGAAGAAGAAAAAGAGAGCATCCGGCGGGAGATCCCCGCAGACCGGATTGCAGAACCAAGGGAGGCCGCAGAGATGATCTATCATATCTGTACAGCCCCCCGTTACCTGACCGGCGAGGTTATCACATTTTCCGGCGGATGGGGATGA
- a CDS encoding Tex family protein gives MDIINILKDELGIKRTQAETAVKLIDEGNTIPFIARYRKEMTGSLDDETLRNLDERLKYLRNLQDRKDAVLKSIEEQGKLNGELKKQIEDAVTLVAVEDLYRPYKQKKRTRAMIAREKGLEPLADLLILQASQRPEEEAQKFIDEGKGVESADQALQGARDILAERISDDAKYREWIRKSYQEHAKILSSAKKPGEKSVYEMYYDFEEPVKKVAGYRILAMNRGEKEGLLTVKIEPDHEKIAAYLVRNIIKKQNHPSAKYLLEAIEDSYKRLIAPSIEREIRNELTEQAQTEAIKVFGKNLEQLLMQPPIAGQVVLGWDPAFRTGCKLAVVDSTGKVLDTVVIYPTAPQNKVKEAKKTVTDLIRKYGITLISIGNGTASRESEQIVVELLKEIKEPVQYVITNEAGASVYSASKLATEEFPNFDVGQRSAASIARRVQDPLSELVKIEPKAIGVGQYQHDMNQKQLSEALAGVVEATVNKVGVDLNTASASLLEYVAGVSKAVAKNIVTYREENGKFVSRRELLKVAKLGPKAYEQCAGFLRIAGGKNPLDATGVHPETYKETDQLLKNLGYSVKELSSQGFKDIGKKITDYRKLAGELGMGEITLRDIVKELEKPGRDPREDMPKPILRTDVMEMEDLKEGMKLKGTVRNVIDFGAFVDIGVHQDGLVHISQMADRFIKHPLEVVSVGDVVDVTVLSVDLEKKRIQLSMKE, from the coding sequence ATGGATATCATCAATATTTTAAAAGACGAGTTGGGAATCAAAAGAACACAGGCTGAGACGGCTGTAAAGCTCATAGACGAGGGCAATACTATACCGTTCATCGCACGGTACCGGAAGGAGATGACCGGTTCCTTGGACGATGAGACCCTGCGGAATCTGGACGAGAGACTGAAATACTTAAGAAACCTCCAGGACCGGAAGGATGCTGTGTTAAAGAGCATCGAGGAGCAGGGAAAGCTAAACGGGGAACTGAAAAAGCAAATCGAGGATGCGGTCACATTGGTGGCCGTGGAGGATCTGTACCGGCCGTATAAGCAAAAGAAACGGACCAGGGCGATGATCGCCAGGGAAAAAGGATTGGAGCCTTTAGCGGATCTGCTGATTCTGCAGGCGTCCCAAAGACCGGAAGAGGAAGCACAAAAGTTCATTGATGAAGGGAAAGGCGTGGAATCGGCGGATCAGGCCCTTCAGGGGGCCAGGGACATTCTGGCCGAAAGGATCTCCGACGACGCCAAATACCGGGAGTGGATTAGAAAATCTTATCAGGAACACGCAAAGATCCTGTCTTCTGCCAAGAAGCCGGGGGAAAAGTCTGTCTATGAAATGTATTACGATTTTGAGGAACCGGTGAAAAAGGTCGCTGGCTACAGAATACTGGCTATGAACCGGGGAGAAAAGGAAGGGCTTCTGACTGTTAAGATTGAGCCGGACCATGAAAAGATCGCTGCCTATCTTGTCAGAAATATCATAAAAAAGCAGAATCATCCTTCAGCAAAGTATCTTCTGGAAGCCATTGAGGACAGCTATAAGCGCCTGATCGCTCCGTCCATTGAGCGGGAGATCAGGAACGAACTCACGGAACAGGCTCAGACGGAAGCGATTAAGGTGTTCGGCAAGAACTTAGAACAGCTTCTCATGCAGCCTCCGATCGCGGGACAGGTAGTGCTCGGCTGGGACCCAGCGTTCCGGACAGGCTGCAAGCTGGCGGTGGTGGATTCTACCGGGAAGGTTCTGGACACCGTGGTCATTTATCCCACAGCGCCCCAAAACAAAGTCAAAGAAGCCAAGAAGACTGTGACGGACCTGATCAGAAAATATGGGATCACACTGATCTCCATCGGAAACGGGACCGCATCCAGAGAATCAGAGCAGATCGTTGTGGAGTTACTGAAGGAGATCAAAGAACCGGTCCAGTATGTGATCACAAATGAGGCAGGAGCTTCCGTTTACTCTGCCAGCAAACTGGCTACTGAGGAGTTCCCTAATTTTGATGTGGGACAGAGAAGTGCTGCTTCCATCGCAAGAAGAGTCCAGGATCCGCTCTCTGAACTGGTAAAGATCGAACCTAAAGCCATTGGTGTGGGGCAGTATCAGCATGACATGAACCAGAAACAGCTTTCAGAAGCTTTGGCAGGTGTGGTGGAAGCGACGGTAAATAAGGTCGGTGTAGACTTAAACACTGCCTCTGCGTCACTGCTGGAATATGTGGCAGGAGTTTCAAAGGCTGTGGCAAAGAATATTGTCACCTACAGAGAAGAAAACGGAAAGTTCGTCAGCAGAAGAGAGCTGTTAAAAGTTGCAAAACTCGGCCCAAAAGCCTATGAGCAGTGTGCAGGCTTTTTGAGGATCGCAGGGGGAAAGAACCCTCTGGACGCCACCGGAGTGCATCCGGAAACCTATAAAGAGACGGACCAGCTTTTAAAGAACCTTGGTTATTCTGTAAAAGAGCTGTCAAGCCAGGGGTTTAAGGATATTGGAAAGAAGATCACGGACTATCGGAAGCTTGCCGGTGAGCTGGGCATGGGAGAGATCACGCTCAGGGATATTGTGAAGGAGCTGGAAAAGCCCGGGCGTGACCCAAGGGAAGATATGCCAAAACCGATCTTAAGGACGGATGTTATGGAGATGGAAGACTTGAAAGAAGGCATGAAGTTAAAGGGAACTGTACGAAATGTCATTGATTTCGGTGCCTTTGTGGACATTGGAGTACACCAGGACGGGCTGGTGCATATCTCCCAGATGGCGGACCGCTTTATCAAGCATCCGCTGGAGGTGGTCAGCGTCGGAGATGTGGTGGATGTGACTGTACTCAGTGTAGATCTGGAGAAAAAGAGAATCCAGCTTTCCATGAAGGAGTAA
- a CDS encoding deoxycytidylate deaminase, which yields MKRTDYLSWDQYFMGIALLSAQRSKDDHTQVGACLVNDQNKILSVGYNGMPTGCNDDDMPWERDGEPLDTKYFYVCHAELNAILNYGGGSLDGARVYVTLFPCNECAKAIIQSGMKEVIYMQDKYADDDMTVASKKMFDMAGVTYRQFEPKDQTIELHL from the coding sequence ATGAAAAGAACAGATTATTTATCATGGGACCAGTATTTTATGGGCATTGCGCTTCTGTCTGCACAGAGGAGTAAGGATGACCATACACAGGTGGGAGCATGCCTTGTCAATGACCAGAATAAAATATTATCCGTGGGCTATAACGGGATGCCCACAGGCTGTAACGACGACGATATGCCGTGGGAGAGAGACGGGGAGCCCCTGGATACAAAATATTTTTATGTCTGCCACGCGGAACTCAACGCGATCCTGAACTACGGGGGAGGCTCCCTGGACGGGGCGAGAGTGTATGTCACCTTGTTTCCGTGCAACGAATGTGCCAAGGCGATCATCCAGAGCGGCATGAAGGAAGTTATCTATATGCAGGACAAGTATGCTGACGACGATATGACCGTTGCATCTAAGAAAATGTTTGATATGGCCGGAGTAACATACCGGCAGTTTGAACCGAAGGACCAGACAATCGAATTGCACTTATAA
- a CDS encoding aspartate kinase — translation MLIVKKFGGTSVGNKERILNVANRCIEEYQKGNDVVVVLSAMGKMTDELIAMAKDINPNPPKREMDMLLTTGEQTSVAMMAMAMHSMGVPAVSLNAFQVAMHTTHAYSNARIKRIDTDRIFNELEQRKIVIVTGFQGVDRFDNYTTLGRGGSDTTAVALAAALNADACEIYTDVDGVYTADPRKVSTAKKLQEITYDEMLEMATLGAGVLHNRSVELAKKHGVQLVVRSSLTKEEGTVVKERIMMPQAEISGVAGDDDAARISVTGLEDEPGVAFKLFNILAKRNINIDIILQSVGQNKKKDISFTVKEDDAELAVNTIKEHLPVGSYADVDATTDVAKVSIIGSGLIGHSGMAARMFEALYEVGVNIRMISTSEIRVTVIVDRDDMVKAMNAAHEAFEL, via the coding sequence ATGCTAATTGTTAAGAAATTCGGAGGTACATCCGTAGGAAATAAAGAAAGGATCTTAAATGTGGCAAACCGCTGCATTGAGGAATACCAGAAAGGAAATGACGTGGTCGTGGTTCTGTCCGCCATGGGTAAGATGACAGACGAACTGATCGCCATGGCAAAAGACATCAATCCAAATCCGCCGAAGCGGGAGATGGATATGCTTTTGACCACCGGAGAGCAGACATCAGTTGCCATGATGGCTATGGCGATGCACTCTATGGGAGTTCCTGCCGTGTCCCTGAATGCGTTTCAGGTAGCGATGCACACCACCCATGCCTACAGCAATGCCAGGATCAAACGGATTGATACGGACCGCATTTTTAACGAGCTGGAGCAGCGTAAGATCGTCATCGTGACAGGTTTCCAGGGAGTAGACCGTTTTGACAACTACACGACTTTAGGAAGGGGAGGCTCCGACACTACGGCAGTTGCCCTGGCAGCAGCACTAAATGCCGATGCCTGTGAGATTTATACAGATGTAGACGGAGTTTACACAGCAGATCCAAGAAAAGTGTCTACGGCCAAGAAGCTTCAGGAGATCACCTACGATGAGATGCTGGAGATGGCCACACTTGGGGCTGGTGTTCTCCATAACCGTTCCGTGGAGCTTGCGAAAAAGCACGGAGTCCAGCTGGTGGTACGTTCCAGCCTGACAAAGGAAGAGGGAACGGTTGTAAAAGAAAGGATCATGATGCCGCAGGCAGAGATCAGCGGTGTGGCAGGAGACGATGACGCAGCACGTATTTCTGTGACTGGGTTGGAGGATGAGCCTGGGGTTGCATTTAAGCTGTTTAATATTCTTGCAAAGAGAAATATTAATATTGATATCATTCTGCAGTCTGTAGGGCAGAATAAAAAAAAAGACATTTCTTTTACAGTAAAGGAAGATGACGCTGAGTTAGCCGTAAACACTATCAAGGAACACCTTCCGGTGGGAAGTTATGCAGATGTAGATGCGACCACGGATGTGGCTAAGGTGTCCATTATCGGAAGCGGGCTTATCGGCCATTCCGGAATGGCTGCGCGTATGTTTGAGGCACTGTACGAAGTGGGTGTAAATATCCGAATGATCTCAACATCTGAGATTCGGGTGACCGTTATCGTGGATCGGGATGATATGGTGAAAGCCATGAATGCCGCACACGAAGCGTTTGAACTATAA
- a CDS encoding cofactor-independent phosphoglycerate mutase, with the protein MKYVVVLGDGMADEPIEQLGGKTPLQAARTPVMDAMAKVSEQGIAYTVPENLPAGSDVANLAMLGYDPQKYYSGRSPLEALSIGVDMKDTDIALRCNIVTLSEDEAYEEKTIIDHSSGEITTEEAKVLIDAVKKELETEEFHYYPGVSYRHLTIWDHGYVADLTPPHDILGKQIGEYLPEESKLREMMKKSFDILDHHPVNQKRRQMGLNPANSIWFWGAGTRPALDDFEAKTGKKGAMVSAVDLLKGIAVGTHMLNLDVEGATGGLDTNYKGKAMAAVDSLTEEGADVVYIHVEAPDEMGHQGSVENKVKAIEFLDDQVIRVVAEELKKRGEDFRMLIGPDHPTPISIRTHSKDPIPFMIYDSTREIEGQKEYSEEAARSTGLVMEHGHDLMDRLLQK; encoded by the coding sequence ATGAAGTATGTTGTTGTGTTGGGAGACGGGATGGCCGATGAGCCTATAGAGCAGCTCGGTGGGAAGACACCGCTTCAGGCGGCCAGGACACCGGTTATGGATGCCATGGCAAAGGTATCAGAGCAGGGAATCGCCTATACAGTTCCGGAGAACCTTCCAGCCGGTAGCGATGTGGCAAATCTCGCCATGCTGGGATATGATCCTCAGAAGTATTACTCAGGGAGATCACCGCTGGAGGCTCTGTCCATCGGCGTGGATATGAAGGATACTGATATTGCTTTGCGCTGCAACATTGTCACCTTATCAGAGGATGAGGCATATGAGGAAAAGACCATCATCGACCACAGCTCCGGGGAGATCACTACAGAAGAAGCAAAAGTGCTGATCGACGCGGTGAAAAAGGAACTGGAGACAGAAGAATTCCATTACTATCCTGGGGTGAGTTACCGCCATCTGACGATCTGGGATCACGGATATGTTGCGGATCTGACACCTCCTCACGATATTCTCGGCAAACAGATCGGGGAATATCTTCCGGAAGAAAGCAAGCTCCGTGAAATGATGAAAAAGAGTTTTGACATATTAGATCACCATCCGGTCAACCAGAAGCGCAGGCAGATGGGGCTGAATCCGGCCAACAGTATTTGGTTCTGGGGAGCGGGCACCCGCCCGGCACTGGATGATTTTGAGGCTAAGACCGGAAAGAAGGGCGCTATGGTCTCCGCTGTGGATCTGCTGAAGGGCATCGCGGTGGGCACGCATATGCTCAACTTAGATGTGGAGGGCGCTACAGGCGGTCTCGATACAAACTATAAAGGAAAAGCCATGGCTGCTGTGGACTCCCTGACGGAAGAAGGGGCAGACGTAGTTTATATCCATGTGGAAGCTCCTGACGAGATGGGGCATCAGGGAAGTGTGGAGAATAAGGTAAAGGCCATTGAATTTTTGGATGACCAGGTCATTCGTGTGGTGGCAGAGGAACTTAAAAAACGGGGAGAAGATTTCCGTATGCTCATCGGACCAGATCACCCGACACCGATCTCTATCCGCACTCACTCCAAAGATCCGATCCCGTTTATGATCTATGACAGTACAAGAGAGATAGAAGGCCAGAAGGAGTACAGCGAGGAAGCAGCCAGGAGCACAGGGCTTGTGATGGAGCACGGACACGACTTGATGGACCGGCTTTTACAAAAATAA